A stretch of Oncorhynchus gorbuscha isolate QuinsamMale2020 ecotype Even-year linkage group LG24, OgorEven_v1.0, whole genome shotgun sequence DNA encodes these proteins:
- the LOC124012250 gene encoding fer3-like protein: MERQGRLGDSALYDFVSDINLMEIHPKSTSGSKQLMDSFLPVTGYRGRYYNLSYVNGSHRETGTTEGEQTGHGHPLHEMATGSTSAYTYYSPGSFSHTSHTHTSDTHTGRSKRRRVINVGQRQAANVRERKRMFSLNEAFDELRRKVPTFAYEKRLSRIETLRLAIVYISFMTDLLENT, translated from the coding sequence atgGAGAGGCAGGGCCGTCTTGGGGACTCGGCACTGTATGACTTTGTCAGTGATATAAACCTCATGGAGATTCACCCAAAGTCCACTTCGGGTTCAAAACAGCTTATGGACAGCTTTCTCCCAGTCACTGGCTACCGGGGCCGGTACTACAACCTCTCCTATGTTAACGGGAGCCACCGGGAAACAGGTACAACCGAGGGGGAACAAACCGGACACGGACATCCCCTGCATGAGATGGCCACAGGGAGCACATCTGCCTACACCTATTACAGCCCAGgctctttctcacacacatctcacacacacacctcagacacacacaccgggCGGTCGAAGCGGAGGCGTGTGATCAATGTGGGCCAGCGTCAGGCGGCGAACGTccgggagaggaagaggatgttcAGTCTCAACGAGGCATTTGACGAGCTGCGGAGAAAAGTGCCGACCTTTGCTTACGAGAAGAGGCTGTCACGCATCGAGACGCTCCGCCTCGCCATCGTTTACATCTCCTTCATGACGGACCTGTTAGAGAacacctga